The Flavobacteriales bacterium genome contains a region encoding:
- a CDS encoding 30S ribosomal protein S20, producing the protein MANHKSSLKRIRSSETKRLRNKYIHKTTRNAIKELRGLTDKKAAEAQLPKVAALVDKLAKNNIIHKNKASNLKSKLTVHVNGL; encoded by the coding sequence ATGGCTAATCACAAATCATCTCTTAAGAGAATCCGCTCAAGCGAAACCAAGCGTTTGAGAAACAAATACATCCACAAGACAACACGTAACGCCATCAAGGAATTGCGTGGTCTTACCGACAAGAAAGCTGCGGAGGCCCAATTGCCTAAAGTGGCTGCGTTGGTGGATAAATTGGCCAAGAACAACATCATTCACAAGAACAAGGCTTCAAACCTTAAGTCTAAGTTGACCGTGCATGTGAACGGTCTGTAA
- a CDS encoding IS3 family transposase, whose amino-acid sequence HYDTVEELKDELLQYLFYYNEMRHHQGINDIPLNFRKSLPN is encoded by the coding sequence ACACTATGACACCGTTGAGGAACTGAAGGATGAGCTCCTACAATATCTCTTTTACTACAACGAAATGAGGCATCATCAAGGAATAAATGACATACCTCTTAACTTTAGAAAATCATTACCGAATTAG